The Cydia amplana chromosome 11, ilCydAmpl1.1, whole genome shotgun sequence genome includes a region encoding these proteins:
- the LOC134652057 gene encoding zinc finger homeobox protein 4 isoform X1, with protein sequence MPTPLQPGGPASGPPPERKRRRKRDDPQSSAALEPDDDDDGDMSPEEEPRNAPAAPAAPAPVPSSAPAPTSPPAAPDAVDLTSRRDSPPLSSDVERFDGKIVYNPDGSAYIIEDPELSEGETSLSDLHKIEPGCIVDSRDSNVVERQLEFPQIASAFYVSRNPSLYGALYGRLAAERARARPDAPVMHSYRVFSFRGGKDAPRPQSPSVECPVSVPVKPILMCFICKLSFGYAKSFVAHAQSDHSLSLLDSERDALSRENASAIIQCVGKDKESLVSFLEPVGAPAPPRASASGSPANISELSSPSMDKRPEMVTPIDRDSDSMLPNGTCDERRPSPPAWRPPRSIAEAMIPQHSLISVAHPHTINASVQPRASPNSSPPFQATPPAFLSGTTIGVCPDHLGGRPSGADCPKCELILNSGRLGGPLAGMHSRNSCKTLKCPKCNWHYKYQETLEIHMKEKHPEAETSCIYCIAGQPHPRLARGETYTCGYKPYRCEVCNYSTTTKGNLSIHMQSDKHLNNMQELQNGGNPGEGTLPPAPQHTPPGPHKPPLPHHSPLGQKPKPTFRCDVCNYETNVARNLRIHMTSEKHTHNMLVLQQNVKHMQTLSALHHRQQSQQQLESLLHFHGAGDAPPPNPEAALADMAYNQALMIQLMTGGPGPSPPELGAHLDVGLNPDAMEPPPEPADPEPERTFHCCICNCFSTDSLEALGHHLAQDRTKIREQEILALVAGHYVCKLCTYKTNLKANFQLHCKTDKHLQRLQHVNHVKEGGPRNEWKLKFCGGVGTGSAGVGGVQIRCCACDYYTNSAHKLQLHAAGARHEAAALLLRHLRECVSRIPRERPRVYRCALCGFGAPHRLPLLQHVRSVKHLQMEQIHQLQRRSEGKDPTPDVAELFQVIPQPAELSSPYDQQDNDNKEPVDQKPELTQEQKMMRFLEQHQQQAQQQLQQQMQQQHQQPSQPGSGERDEERETPGPHACPYCNFSCGSESRLHAHVTASHGDNVRHFICPLCQDAFKERPALERHVMQIHSVNSEGLQRLLLLVDQSHWLNGGAQAQGDGRQGDEEREISSPRSEGSADGETERCSTCNRTFRNVDELCQHQNESGHFELKQTPQGPGYVCWKKGCNRYFDTAHALQNHFREAHARNSIANMSVSEKHVYKYRCNQCSLAFKTVEKLQLHSQYHVIRDATKCVLCGRSFRSVLALQKHVETSHPELSEEELAAFKRSLASNPLLQASQGTALDAATAELLRKEALRTPEDEMAELEDRDSSATVADESGHNDAENSDDSIIYKDQQFLEDYLNSQAMAEDSYNDPNRKYKCHRCKVAFTRQSYLTAHNKTLLHRKGEKLTYPMEKYLDPNRPFKCDVCKESFTQKNILLVHYNSVSHLHKLKRAMQEQQNNNNPPVSPGAGSAPSNLTLTPKSTSSEEDERKRYKCNICKVAYTQGSTLDIHMRSVLHQTRAGKLQELAAAGHVDLSRPLVEQPDRNDPAKILQDVLSPKNTSPSSTSSGGPRSSPPARPGSPRSPRAGSAACDRCHASFPTGELLDAHRATSCPFGDARAHSPLADADAAALDEMVAKGNPPKRNSQMYKQLLETFGFDLVMQYNENQRRKMQEEREMARAPSPPPPPPEEKPPDGETKSTCQHCNKEFSSVFVLKTHCEEVHKDKVPLEFLEQFAEHFKSEYERKSGAPNSPRAASPAPQEERSPSPRGESAGNFTNENGNGNGEAQAGALLAAQVQEMQAALNMLQLQQQLGQLHPMVAQMISLGLPLGLNVGALAAMNLQPPLVPLMLPPPPFDSMPFAHDAQMKQQQMLQQQQQQANAAAGQKRARTRITDEQLKILRAHFDINNSPSDEAIAKMAKQSGLATKVIKHWFRNTLFKERQRNKDSPYNFNNPPSTTLNLEEYEKTGEAKVTPLDSSASSDEGKPPPEKKVKIEEPSMNHQDVKSEPNDEPSIEEKYNSYDDRHQEDKSFVFPQAPSQSPAPSLNHSDHHQNISRPQTPTHLSLNSLIQSQLDSIPATSIPQPPHPSMLPPKLNPNFTSPNSVPPNVLPLTPNRSLSPGRGPADFGLSGGNSNGSNSSGSSGKRANRTRFTDYQIKVLQEFFENNAYPKDDDLEYLSKLLGLSPRVIVVWFQNARQKARKVYENQPAAEPPAGATDDANRFQRTPGLNYQCKKCQLVFQRYYELIRHQKTHCFKEEDAKRSAQAQAAAAQVAATLSSEDSNSSIVEHHAPHVPVSPAPPRTPTPAAATYPVSPAPSTPHTPVTPMALAPRSDEKDGNFQCDKCNLVFPRFDLWREHQLVHIMNPNLFPTYPPDSPFGILQQHAQLQQLNAQLGNDEPRHPLVAAMNQQAVKRKFDEYEEVDTGEQPKDKRLRTTILPEQLDYLYQKYQIESNPSRKMLENIAREVGLKKRVVQVWFQNTRARERKGQFRAHAQVINKRCPFCPALFKVKSALESHLSTKHADQCARGEINVDSLPDEELSTESTPSFGSQQSDRQQNFSQAGAPMLPPIFPPFHSDMEKFIKQYSEESMKRYVSELQAHAAAQQNGGNNEPSERRNEHGKPEIPLDLSKPVDLSRPGSDADERSDTASETMEFYEEDEPTSPLPGQQNPRPPGKRFRTQMSSLQVKIMKSLFSDYKTPTMAECEALGREIGLPKRVVQVWFQNARAKEKKARLAAGLSEVSDAPPPEECRVCDFKYSHKYSVQDHVFTRGHIATVRARLETGVGVGVVGVGAEDSTMALMQMAARLEGGLGGELHNAFLRPQLAGNGGNPSTPQPQPQPQGLIVETGNGASVLQLPATTLEQIRHIASDPGASTLRLPPPAPEPPAGARELDFDLCYVCKHCKVAFPSPGPLQAHQARSCYAGRENARGVIRVVQPALECRACPGERFRTGVDFRRHAETEAHLRNAAPPPPPPAEPLTHEMEDVVNQITLLAARAAQDASSPKDSNANFCAPSPRFPPPGELPLASAGH encoded by the exons ATGCCCACGCCGCTGCAGCCCGGCGGCCCCGCTAGCGGCCCGCCTCCGGAGCGCAAGCGGCGCCGCAAGCGCGACGACCCGCAAAGTTCCGCCGCGCTAGAGCccgacgacgacgacgacggCGACATGAGCCCTGAGGAGGAACCGCGCAACGCGCCCGCGGCTCCGGCGGCGCCCGCGCCGGTGCCGTCATCCGCGCCCGCGCCCACCTCACCCCCCGCTGCTCCCGACGCCGTTGACCTCACCTCGCGGAGAGACTCGCCACCGCTCTCTTCCGATGTCGAGCGCTTCGACGGCAAAATCGTCTACAACCCCGATGGCTCCGCCTACATCATTGAAGATCCCGAGCTATCGGAGGGTGAAACTAGCCTATCTGACCTCCACAAAATAGAACCTGGGTGCATCGTCGACAGCCGCGACAGCAACGTCGTGGAGAGGCAGCTCGAATTCCCTCAGATAGCGAGCGCGTTTTACGTGTCGAGGAACCCATCCCTGTACGGTGCACTTTACGGCAGGCTCGCAGCGGAACGAGCCCGGGCGAGACCCGACGCGCCTGTCATGCACAGCTATCGTGTGTTCAGTTTTCGGGGTGGAAAGGACGCCCCGAGACCCCAATCCCCGTCTGTGGAGTGTCCTGTCAGCGTGCCAGTGAAACCAATCCTTAtgtgttttatatgtaaattgaGTTTTGGATACGCCAAATCTTTTGTAGCGCATGCCCAGTCGGACCATAGTTTATCATTACTTGACTCAGAAAGAGACGCCTTATCAAGAGAAAATGCTTCCGCCATCATTCAGTGTGTCGGAAAAGATAAAGAGTCTTTAGTCTCATTTTTAGAGCCAGTAGGCGCACCGGCGCCACCACGAGCATCGGCTTCAGGAAGCCCCGCAAATATATCAGAATTATCGAGTCCATCAATGGACAAACGACCAGAAATGGTGACACCTATTGATAGAGATAGTGACTCAATGTTACCCAACGGAACGTGTGATGAAAGGAGGCCGAGCCCACCGGCATGGAGACCGCCTCGGTCAATAGCAGAAGCTATGATTCCACAACATTCCCTGATCTCCGTTGCACACCCACATACGATAAACGCCTCAGTCCAGCCACGTGCAAGTCCAAATTCTTCTCCGCCATTCCAAGCAACACCTCCGGCATTTCTATCTGGCACGACGATAGGAGTATGTCCAGACCACCTTGGAGGACGACCGTCTGGGGCAGACTGCCCGAAATGTGAATTAATACTGAATTCTGGCAGACTGGGAGGACCCCTTGCTGGCATGCACAGTAGAAACTCCTGTAAAACACTGAAGTGCCCTAAATGCAACTGGCATTACAAATATCAAGAAACGCTTGAAATCCATATGAAGGAAAAGCACCCCGAAGCTGAAACgagttgtatttattgtatagcCGGTCAGCCACATCCTCGGCTTGCACGAGGCGAAACATACACCTGTGGATACAAACCCTACAGATGCGAAGTGTGCAACTACTCCACGACTACGAAAGGCAATTTAAGTATACACATGCAGTCTGataaacatttaaataacatgCAAGAACTACAAAATGGAGGAAATCCTGGAGAAGGCACTTTACCTCCTGCTCCTCAGCACACGCCACCAGGCCCACATAAGCCACCTCTACCGCACCATTCTCCTCTGGGTCAGAAACCAAAGCCTACATTCCGATGCGATGTTTGCAATTACGAGACAAATGTTGCCCGAAATCTCAGAATACATATGACATCTGAAAAGCATACGCATAACATGCTTGTACTACAGCAAAACGTCAAACATATGCAGACTTTGTCAGCCTTACATCACAGACAACAAAGCCAACAACAACTGGAGAGCTTGCTCCACTTCCATGGCGCTGGTGATGCCCCTCCACCAAATCCCGAGGCTGCTTTAGCTGACATGGCGTACAACCAAGCTCTGATGATCCAACTCATGACGGGTGGCCCTGGGCCTTCTCCACCTGAACTAGGTGCTCATCTAGATGTTGGCCTAAACCCTGACGCGATGGAGCCTCCACCGGAGCCAGCCGATCCTGAGCCGGAGAGAACCTTCCACTGTTGTATCTGCAACTGCTTCTCAACAGACTCTCTCGAAGCGTTAGGCCACCATCTCGCGCAGGACCGCACAAAGATCAGAGAGCAGGAGATCCTAGCACTGGTGGCCGGTCATTACGTATGCAAACTCTGCACATACAAGACAAACCTCAAAGCAAATTTCCAGCTACATTGCAAAACCGATAAGCATTTGCAGAGGTTGCAGCATGTGAATCACGTAAAAGAAGGAGGTCCGAGAAACGAATGGAAGTTGAAGTTTTGCGGTGGTGTAGGAACCGGGAGTGCTGGAGTCGGTGGTGTTCAGATTAGGTGTTGTGCGTGTGATTATTATACGAACTCTGCGCATAAGTTGCAGCTGCACGCAGCTGGGGCCCGGCACGAGGCTGCCGCGCTGTTGTTGAGACATCTTCGAGAGTGTGTGTCGCGAATTCCCCGTGAACGCCCGCGCGTGTACCGCTGCGCGCTTTGCGGTTTCGGCGCACCGCACCGTCTGCCGCTCCTGCAGCACGTGCGCTCCGTCAAGCATCTTCAGATGGAGCAAATACATCAACTGCAAAGGCGCTCTGAAGGCAAAGACCCCACGCCTGATGTCGCCGAGCTCTTCCAAGTCATCCCTCAGCCAGCGGAGCTCTCCAGCCCGTACGATCAACAAGACAATG ATAACAAAGAACCGGTCGATCAGAAGCCTGAATTGACGCAAGAACAGAAAATGATGCGATTTTTGGAGCAACATCAACAGCAAGCGCAGCAACAGCTGCAACAGCAAATGCAACAGCAACACCAACAACCGTCACAACCAGGGTCCGGCGAAAGGGACGAAGAACGTGAAACTCCAGGCCCACACGCTTGTCCTTACTGCAATTTTAGTTGTGGAAGCGAGAGCCGATTACACGCTCATGTGACCGCATCGCACGGAGACAACGTCAGACACTTCATTTGCCCGCTTTGCCAAGACGCATTTAAGGAAAGGCCAGCTCTTGAACGACACGTGATGCAAATCCATTCCGTCAACTCTGAGGGTCTGCAGAGATTACTACTACTTGTCGATCAAAGCCATTGGCTAAACGGAGGTGCCCAAGCGCAAGGAGATGGACGCCAGGGCGATGAGGAGCGGGAGATCTCATCACCCCGCTCGGAGGGAAGTGCGGACGGAGAAACAGAACGGTGCTCAACTTGCAATCGCACTTTTCGTAATGTGGACGAATTATGTCAACATCAAAACGAATCTGGTCATTTCGAACTGAAACAAACACCTCAAGGCCCAGGTTACGTTTGTTGGAAGAAGGGCTGTAATCGATATTTCGACACCGCTCATGCGCTACAAAATCATTTCAGAGAAGCCCATGCCCGCAACTCCATCGCTAACATGTCTGTATCTGAAAAACATGTATACAAATACCGCTGCAACCAATGTAGCTTGGCTTTCAAGACTGTCGAAAAACTTCAACTTCACTCACAATACCACGTTATTCGTGATGCTACTAAATGCGTACTCTGTGGACGAAGCTTTAGATCCGTTCTTGCTCTACAAAAACACGTAGAAACTTCACACCCAGAACTATCTGAAGAAGAGCTCGCAGCTTTCAAACGTAGTCTGGCCTCCAACCCTTTGCTACAGGCGAGCCAAGGTACAGCTTTAGATGCTGCTACAGCAGAGCTATTACGCAAAGAAGCACTAAGAACGCCTGAAGATGAGATGGCTGAACTGGAAGACAGAGATTCAAGCGCAACTGTAGCAGATGAATCGGGCCACAACGACGCCGAAAACTCAGATGATTCCATCATTTACAAAGACCAACAGTTCCTAGAAGACTACCTAAATTCACAAGCTATGGCAGAAGATTCTTATAACGATCCAAATAGAAAATACAAATGCCACAGATGCAAAGTTGCTTTCACTCGTCAGTCTTATTTGACAGCACATAATAAAACACTCCTACATCGAAAGGGTGAGAAACTCACATATCCAATGGAGAAATATCTTGACCCTAATAGACCATTCAAATGTGATGTATGCAAAGAGTCGTTCACACAAAAGAACATTTTACTTGTTCATTACAACAGCGTGAGTCATTTGCACAAATTGAAACGAGCCATGCAAGAACAACAAAATAACAACAACCCTCCCGTTTCACCGGGAGCTGGCTCAGCGCCTTCCAATTTAACTCTAACACCTAAAAGCACATCAAGTGAGGAAGATGAACGCAAGCGCTACAAATGTAACATTTGCAAAGTAGCCTATACTCAAGGCAGCACTCTCGACATTCATATGAGATCCGTGCTACATCAAACGCGAGCTGGCAAGTTGCAAGAACTCGCGGCCGCCGGACACGTGGACTTATCGCGCCCTTTGGTAGAGCAGCCGGACAGAAACGACCCCGCTAAAATTTTACAAGACGTGTTGTCGCCGAAAAATACATCCCCTTCGTCAACGAGCAGTGGGGGCCCGCGCTCATCGCCCCCCGCGCGGCCAGGTAGCCCGCGCTCCCCTCGCGCAGGTAGCGCCGCGTGCGATCGCTGCCACGCGTCATTTCCTACCGGGGAGTTACTCGACGCACATCGCGCAACTTCATGCCCGTTTGGCGATGCGCGGGCACATTCGCCGCTAGCTGACGCAGACGCAGCTGCTCTAGACGAGATGGTCGCCAAGGGCAACCCGCCCAAAAGAAACTCGCAAATGTACAAACAACTACTTGAGACATTTGGCTTTGACCTCGTCATGCAATACAATGAAAACCAGCGGCGAAAAATGCAAGAAGAACGTGAGATGGCGCGTGCGCCGAGtccgccaccgccgccgcccgAGGAGAAGCCTCCGGATGGTGAAACCAAATCGACGTGTCAACATTGTAACAAGGAGTTCTCTAGTGTGTTCGTGTTAAAAACTCATTGTGAAGAAGTGCATAAAGATAAAGTTCCTCTTGAATTCCTGGAACAGTTCGCTGAACATTTCAAGTCGGAGTATGAGAGGAAATCTGGTGCGCCTAACTCGCCGCGTGCTGCCTCGCCTGCGCCTCAAGAGGAGAGGTCGCCCTCGCCCCGCGGCGAGAGTGCCGGCAACTTCACTAATGAGAACGGAAACGGTAATGGCGAGGCTCAGGCCGGAGCCTTGCTGGCGGCTCAAGTGCAGGAGATGCAAGCTGCGCTGAACATGCTGCAGCTGCAGCAACAGCTCGGTCAGCTGCACCCGATGGTGGCTCAGATGATATCGCTGGGCCTGCCGCTGGGACTGAACGTGGGCGCCCTGGCTGCCATGAACCTGCAGCCGCCGCTGGTGCCGCTGATGCTGCCCCCGCCGCCCTTCGACTCGATGCCTTTCGCTCACGACGCTCAGATGAAACAACAACAAATGTTGCAGCAACAACAACAG cAGGCAAATGCTGCAGCTGGACAGAAAcgcgctcgtactcgcattaCTGATGAACAACTGAAGATTTTGCGAGCGCACTTCGACATCAACAACTCGCCCAGCGATGAAGCCATCGCTAAGATGGCCAAGCAATCTGGACTCGCTACCAAGGTAATCAAGCATTGGTTCCGAAATACGCTATTCAAAGAACGACAGCGTAACAAGGATTCGCCGTACAACTTTAACAATCCGCCATCGACGACACTCAATCTCGAAGAGTATGAGAAGACCGGAGAGGCGAAGGTTACACCATTAGATTCCTCTGCGAGCTCGGATGAAGGGAAACCTCCCCCAGAAAAGAAAGTCAAAATAGAGGAGCCATCTATGAACCATCAGGATGTCAAATCGGAACCCAACGATGAGCCTTCGATAGAAGAAAAGTACAATTCTTATGATGATAGGCATCAGGAAGACAAAAGTTTCGTCTTTCCTCAGGCACCATCTCAAAGCCCTGCTCCCAGCCTAAACCATTCTGATCACCACCAAAACATATCAAGGCCGCAGACGCCCACCCATCTGTCTCTGAATTCCTTGATCCAGTCGCAACTTGACTCTATCCCGGCTACAAGTATACCGCAGCCGCCTCACCCGTCGATGCTACCACCAAAGTTGAATCCTAATTTCACGTCCCCAAACTCCGTGCCCCCGAACGTCTTACCTTTGACCCCAAATCGCAGCCTCAGTCCCGGCAGGGGACCGGCCGATTTCGGACTTTCCGGGGGCAACTCGAACGGATCCAACAGCTCGGGGTCTTCTGGCAAACGCGCCAACAGAACTAGATTCACTGATTACCAAATCAAAGTTTTACAAGAGTTTTTTGAGAATAACGCATATCCAAAAGACGATGACTTAGAATATCTATCGAAACTACTAGGATTGAGTCCTAGAGTAATCGTAGTTTGGTTTCAAAACGCTAGACAAAAAGCAAGAAAAGTTTACGAAAACCAACCGGCCGCAGAACCACCTGCAGGTGCGACCGATGATGCGAACCGATTTCAAAGGACTCCCGGGCTTAACTATCAATGCAAAAAGTGCCAATTAGTGTTCCAGCGTTATTATGAATTGATAAGACATCAAAAGACACACTGCTTTAAAGAAGAAGATGCTAAAAGATCGGCACAGGCACAGGCTGCTGCGGCGCAAGTAGCAGCGACTTTGAGTAGTGAAGATTCAAACTCGAGTATAGTCGAGCACCACGCACCTCACGTGCCCGTGTCTCCTGCGCCGCCTCGCACGCCAACACCCGCGGCTGCCACCTACCCGGTGTCTCCGGCGCCATCCACTCCCCATACGCCAGTCACACCCATGGCACTAGCACCAAGAAGTGACGAGAAAGATGGAAATTTTCAATGtgataaatgcaacctagtctTCCCTCGGTTTGATTTATGGCGGGAGCATCAACTTGTTCATATCATGAACCCAAACTTGTTTCCCACGTATCCACCGGATTCCCCATTTGGTATCCTGCAGCAACATGCACAGTTACAACAACTGAACGCTCAACTCGGCAATGACGAGCCGAGACACCCGTTAGTTGCAGCGATGAACCAACAGGCTGTAAAGAGGAAATTCGATGAATACGAAGAAGTGGACACTGGAGAACAGCCTAAAGACAAGCGTTTAAGAACTACGATATTACCCGAACAACTAGACTATCTCTATCAGAAGTACCAAATTGAGTCTAATCCTTCTAGAAAGATGCTAGAAAATATAGCTCGTGAAGTTGGACTAAAAAAAAGAGTGGTACAAGTATGGTTCCAAAATACACGTGCGCGAGAGAGAAAGGGGCAGTTTCGTGCGCATGCACAAGTAATCAATAAGCGATGTCCTTTTTGCCCAGCATTGTTCAAAGTAAAGAGTGCATTAGAAAGTCATCTGAGCACTAAACACGCCGACCAATGTGCGCGAGGTGAGATCAACGTTGATTCTCTTCCAGACGAAGAACTAAGCACCGAATCAACTCCCAGTTTTGGCTCCCAACAAAGTGACCGGCAGCAAAATTTTTCGCAAGCGGGGGCTCCCATGTTGCCCCCTATTTTTCCACCCTTTCACTCAGACATGGAGAAATTTATCAAGCAGTACAGTGAGGAATCTATGAAGCGCTACGTTAGTGAACTACAAGCGCATGCTGCTGCCCAACAAAATGGCGGCAACAATGAGCCCTCCGAAAGACGCAATGAACATGGAAAACCGGAGATACCCTTAGATCTCAGCAAACCAGTCGATCTCTCAAGGCCGGGATCAGACGCTGACGAACGCTCAGATACCGCATCTGAGACCATGGAGTTCTACGAAGAGGATGAGCCGACCTCACCACTGCCCGGGCAACAGAACCCAAGACCGCCCGGCAAACGCTTCCGCACCCAAATGTCCTCTCTACAAGTCAAAATAATGAAATCATTATTCAGCGATTATAAAACGCCAACGATGGCCGAGTGCGAGGCGCTCGGGCGGGAGATCGGGCTTCCGAAACGTGTAGTACAAGTGTGGTTCCAAAACGCGCGTGCGAAAGAGAAGAAGGCGCGGCTTGCGGCTGGCTTATCGGAAGTTTCGGACGCGCCGCCACCCGAGGAGTGTCGAGTGTGTGATTTCAAGTACAGTCACAAGTACTCGGTGCAAGATCACGTATTTACGCGCGGGCACATTGCCACGGTTCGCGCGCGGCTCGAGAccggcgtcggcgtcggcgtgGTCGGAGTCGGCGCGGAAGACAGCACCATGGCGCTCATGCAGATGGCGGCGCGGCTAGAGGGCGGCCTCGGCGGGGAGCTCCATAACGCGTTCCTGCGGCCACAGCTCGCTGGCAACG